In Holophagales bacterium, the following proteins share a genomic window:
- a CDS encoding type IIA DNA topoisomerase subunit B, giving the protein MASTTYTAADITVLEGLEPVRKRPGMYIGGVDSRGLHHLVWEIVDNAVDEVINGYATRIEVRLFADGREVEISDNGRGIPVDVHPKYKKPALELILTTLHAGGKFEQGNYVHSGGLHGVGSSVVCGLSSEMTVHVRRDGNEWRQTYGQGKATSRLTKVSTEKVRGSGTTVRFRPDAEIFGKLSFDADEIRDRLEAKTYLHRGLRVVFVDETQKPAVREEFAHDGGLADYLLKVVAERAKTPTHASGFVLVRDAEPRLELSLQWTESTDEHFRSWVNGIPTSSGGTQESGLKAGIVKAVRNHLGTHALLPKGVTPSAEDIREGLVALLSVYVLEPQFQGQTKERLNNPEVAAQVDGAVRPALENWLNENPSVAEQIVGRIVMATKAREASRAAAQQVTRKTAISHRLNLPGKLADCSSTDPAESELFIVEGDSAGGSAKQGRDRQTQAILPLRGKVLNAEQANSAKVAGNKELTDIVSALGCGSGGDFDISKLRYGKVFLLMDADADGHHISTLLLTFFWRHLPKLILEGHVYLAQPPLYRIDAGKETYWALDERERDAVFAKLPKNVKPEVMRFKGLGEMMPEQLKATTLDPRRRRALKVTVPDVLEAERTFTDLMGKDPGARYRFITERAREADSLDV; this is encoded by the coding sequence ATGGCCTCCACCACCTACACCGCCGCCGACATCACCGTCCTCGAGGGGCTCGAGCCGGTTCGCAAGCGCCCTGGCATGTACATCGGCGGGGTCGATTCCAGGGGGCTTCACCACCTCGTCTGGGAGATCGTCGACAACGCCGTCGACGAGGTCATCAACGGCTACGCCACGCGGATCGAGGTCCGCCTCTTCGCCGACGGGCGCGAGGTGGAGATCTCGGACAACGGCCGTGGCATCCCGGTCGACGTCCACCCGAAGTACAAGAAGCCCGCCCTCGAGCTGATCCTGACGACGCTCCACGCGGGAGGGAAGTTCGAGCAGGGCAACTACGTCCACTCCGGCGGCCTCCACGGCGTCGGGTCGTCGGTCGTCTGCGGCCTTTCGTCCGAGATGACGGTCCACGTCCGCCGCGACGGCAACGAGTGGCGGCAGACGTACGGGCAGGGGAAGGCGACCTCGAGGCTGACGAAGGTCTCCACGGAGAAGGTGCGCGGCAGCGGGACGACCGTCCGTTTCCGCCCCGACGCGGAGATCTTCGGGAAGCTCTCCTTCGACGCGGACGAGATCCGCGACCGGCTCGAGGCGAAGACCTACCTCCACCGCGGCCTGCGCGTCGTCTTCGTCGACGAGACGCAGAAGCCCGCCGTCCGCGAGGAGTTCGCCCACGACGGCGGTCTCGCCGACTACCTGCTGAAGGTCGTCGCCGAGCGGGCGAAGACCCCGACCCACGCCAGCGGCTTCGTCCTCGTCCGCGACGCCGAACCGCGCCTCGAGCTCTCCCTGCAGTGGACCGAGTCGACCGACGAGCACTTCCGCTCCTGGGTCAACGGCATCCCGACCTCCTCGGGCGGGACGCAGGAGAGCGGCCTGAAGGCGGGCATCGTCAAGGCCGTCCGGAATCACCTCGGCACGCACGCGCTCCTCCCAAAGGGGGTCACCCCTTCGGCGGAGGACATCCGCGAAGGGCTCGTGGCGCTCCTCTCCGTCTACGTCCTCGAGCCGCAGTTCCAGGGGCAGACGAAGGAGCGGCTCAACAACCCCGAGGTCGCCGCGCAGGTCGACGGCGCGGTGCGGCCGGCCCTCGAGAACTGGCTGAACGAGAATCCCTCCGTCGCCGAGCAGATCGTCGGCCGGATCGTCATGGCGACGAAGGCCCGCGAGGCCTCGCGCGCCGCGGCCCAGCAGGTCACGCGCAAGACGGCGATCTCGCACCGCCTGAACCTCCCCGGCAAGCTCGCCGACTGCTCCTCGACCGACCCCGCCGAGTCGGAGCTCTTCATCGTCGAGGGGGACTCGGCCGGCGGCTCGGCCAAGCAGGGGCGCGACCGCCAGACGCAGGCGATCCTCCCGCTTCGCGGCAAGGTGCTCAACGCCGAGCAGGCGAACTCGGCGAAGGTGGCGGGAAACAAGGAGCTCACCGACATCGTCTCGGCCCTCGGCTGCGGCAGCGGCGGCGACTTCGACATTTCGAAGCTCCGGTACGGCAAGGTCTTTCTCCTGATGGACGCCGACGCCGACGGCCACCACATCTCGACGCTCCTCCTCACCTTCTTCTGGAGGCACCTCCCGAAGCTGATCCTCGAAGGGCACGTCTACCTCGCCCAGCCGCCGCTCTACCGGATCGACGCAGGGAAGGAGACGTACTGGGCGCTCGACGAGCGCGAGCGCGACGCCGTCTTCGCGAAGCTCCCGAAGAACGTGAAGCCCGAGGTGATGCGCTTCAAGGGCCTCGGCGAGATGATGCCCGAGCAGCTGAAGGCGACGACCCTCGACCCGCGCCGCCGGCGCGCGCTGAAGGTGACCGTTCCCGACGTCCTCGAAGCCGAGCGGACGTTCACCGACCTCATGGGAAAGGACCCGGGAGCCCGATACCGCTTCATCACGGAGCGTGCACGTGAAGCCGACTCTCTGGACGTCTGA
- a CDS encoding serine/threonine protein kinase, whose product MEPVSGQKLGRYTLTRRLGAGGMAEVWEATDELLKRRVAVKIVRGALAESPEFSSRFLREARLAAQLQNSGIVAVFDVGLERDALFVVMPVLSGGSLSDRLVHPVDDGTAVAWLRTLASALDYAHGKGIVHRDVKPLNVLFDEEGSPHLSDFGLAKGLDEATQLTHTGMILGTPLYMSPEQAMGTAAGPAADQYSLGIVAYRILAGRLPYEKEPTPVLLRRTAFEEMPPPSQFRRGLPPEVDAVFTRVLAKTPERRFASCTAFVEALARSLRLRGGSLTARLEPEETKPEPVHLMPAAGSGPPLRPAAERRTPPALPPPTPTPTPSAKSGRRIPAGLVLLGTLFVALLGVSLWIILRPADRPASPASSAATATAPQAPPDASAKDPTPTATPGAPSPSPSSAPAPVETPFSIAIPIERPTAPPRPTSTRTPVTVPSPTPVPPPAPTPTPTPSPRPSPTATPRPSPPPPLPTWTAAPAPGRPSPAAERPVVAADPLAAIPRRPYPADMRVRDAWVEVKKSGTTLFFQFTRSLEGSGESVGHFGTLVVTTRGNAPLVPGARSPLPLLCRGLDSRRASCAVPPPTEPHAHLAVRLGEGDRVAVRAVLSGFSFSATLRIED is encoded by the coding sequence ATGGAGCCGGTCTCAGGACAGAAGCTGGGACGCTACACGCTGACGCGACGGCTCGGTGCCGGCGGGATGGCCGAGGTGTGGGAGGCGACCGACGAGCTGCTGAAGCGGCGGGTCGCCGTCAAGATCGTCCGCGGGGCGCTCGCGGAGTCTCCCGAGTTCTCGAGCCGTTTCCTGCGCGAGGCGCGCCTCGCGGCGCAGCTCCAGAACTCGGGCATCGTCGCGGTCTTCGACGTGGGCCTCGAGCGGGACGCGCTCTTCGTCGTGATGCCCGTCCTCTCCGGCGGCTCCCTGTCCGACCGGCTCGTGCACCCCGTCGACGACGGCACCGCCGTCGCGTGGCTGAGAACTCTCGCCTCGGCGCTCGACTACGCCCACGGCAAGGGGATCGTCCACCGCGACGTGAAGCCGCTGAACGTCCTGTTCGACGAAGAAGGCTCGCCGCACCTTTCGGACTTCGGCCTCGCCAAGGGGCTCGACGAGGCGACCCAGCTCACCCACACGGGAATGATCCTCGGGACACCTCTCTACATGTCGCCCGAGCAGGCGATGGGGACGGCGGCCGGCCCCGCGGCGGACCAGTACTCCCTCGGCATCGTCGCTTACCGCATCCTCGCAGGGCGCCTGCCGTACGAGAAGGAGCCGACCCCCGTCCTCCTCCGCCGGACCGCGTTCGAGGAGATGCCTCCGCCGTCGCAGTTCCGCCGCGGCCTTCCTCCCGAGGTGGATGCGGTCTTCACCCGCGTCCTCGCCAAGACTCCGGAAAGGCGGTTTGCCTCGTGTACCGCGTTCGTGGAGGCGCTCGCCCGGTCCCTGCGACTCCGGGGCGGCTCTCTCACGGCCCGGCTGGAGCCCGAGGAGACGAAACCCGAGCCGGTGCACCTGATGCCCGCAGCCGGTTCCGGCCCGCCGCTGCGGCCGGCGGCTGAGCGGCGCACGCCTCCGGCCCTGCCGCCGCCGACCCCGACGCCGACACCGTCGGCAAAGAGCGGAAGGCGCATCCCCGCCGGGCTCGTCCTCCTCGGCACCCTCTTCGTGGCGCTTCTCGGCGTGTCGCTCTGGATCATCCTGCGGCCCGCCGACCGTCCGGCGTCTCCCGCGTCTTCCGCCGCTACGGCGACGGCCCCGCAGGCGCCGCCGGATGCCTCCGCGAAAGACCCGACGCCGACCGCCACCCCCGGTGCCCCGTCGCCCTCTCCCTCGTCCGCGCCGGCCCCCGTCGAGACCCCGTTCTCCATCGCCATCCCGATCGAGCGCCCCACGGCGCCGCCTCGGCCGACGTCGACGCGGACACCGGTGACGGTCCCGTCGCCGACTCCCGTCCCGCCACCGGCTCCCACGCCGACGCCCACGCCGTCCCCCCGCCCCAGCCCGACCGCCACGCCGCGCCCCTCGCCGCCGCCGCCTCTCCCGACGTGGACCGCGGCCCCGGCCCCCGGCCGCCCTTCGCCCGCCGCCGAGCGGCCCGTGGTCGCCGCGGACCCGCTCGCCGCGATTCCGCGCCGTCCGTACCCGGCCGACATGCGCGTGAGAGACGCGTGGGTCGAGGTCAAGAAGAGCGGCACGACGCTCTTCTTCCAGTTCACGCGGAGCCTCGAGGGGAGCGGGGAGAGTGTCGGCCACTTCGGGACGCTCGTCGTGACGACCCGCGGCAACGCCCCGCTCGTCCCCGGTGCGCGGAGCCCCCTGCCTCTCCTCTGCCGCGGCCTCGACTCGCGGCGGGCGTCGTGCGCCGTCCCTCCCCCGACGGAGCCCCACGCACACCTCGCAGTCCGGCTCGGCGAAGGGGACCGGGTCGCCGTCCGGGCCGTCCTCTCCGGCTTCTCCTTCTCCGCCACCCTTCGAATCGAAGACTGA
- a CDS encoding HIT family protein: MARRDVPVEGRPGEGRRQAVSETIFTRIIRGEIPSHRVYEDVMVFAFLDIAPLAPGHTLVVPKEPAATLDALSEESAAAIGRVLPRIARAVMAATGTRDYNVLQNNGAAAHQAVPHVHFHVIPRPDAGHGLGIDWPSGRLDADEGKRMATAVAARLAEG; this comes from the coding sequence ATGGCTCGTCGAGATGTCCCCGTCGAAGGGCGGCCAGGAGAAGGCCGGAGGCAAGCCGTGAGCGAGACGATCTTCACGCGGATCATCCGGGGAGAGATCCCGAGCCACCGGGTCTACGAGGACGTGATGGTCTTCGCGTTCCTCGACATCGCGCCCCTCGCGCCAGGTCACACGCTCGTCGTCCCGAAGGAGCCGGCGGCCACGCTCGACGCGCTTTCCGAGGAGTCGGCGGCGGCCATAGGACGGGTCCTTCCGCGCATCGCCCGCGCCGTGATGGCCGCGACCGGCACGCGCGACTACAACGTCCTCCAGAACAACGGCGCCGCCGCACACCAGGCAGTGCCGCACGTCCACTTCCACGTCATCCCGAGGCCCGACGCCGGGCACGGGCTCGGCATCGACTGGCCGAGCGGCCGGCTCGACGCGGACGAGGGGAAGCGGATGGCCACCGCGGTGGCCGCCCGGCTGGCGGAAGGCTGA
- a CDS encoding PD40 domain-containing protein, whose protein sequence is MGEVYRAEDTSLGRIVALKTLPGDLVATPDRRTRFENEGRIMASLSHPNLVHVYDVGEHERVPYLVQEFVEGETLEDVLLSGPVAAPRAARWIAQAAEGLVAAHEAGVLHRDIKPSNLMVGRDGRIRVLDFGLAKVQSVPEDRRRSQPSLTTDGLVVGTAQYMSPEQASGKKVDARSDIFSLGIVFYELLAGKLPFEGETPVDVMYAILHLGHPPIPGFGSGVVRGFAEVADRALAKDPAQRFASMREMAAAIEAVLATGGWELGEPAPARTASARFPTMSAPPSAVPAPGSRRRLALFAVGACLLAAVAGASFLWFGRGGEPGSSGEGPPLRPVQLTSSAGLDVFPAFSPDGRALAYASDRSGRFEIYRRPLASGSREIQLTTDGRQNLTPAWSPDGETIAYHVKSVGGVWLVPALGGVPRQLTTFGSRPSFSPDGKALVFESGSVVDFAANSLGALPPSVLWIAPLDGSPPRPLTQVGRPSGGHGAAAWSPDGKRIAFASYNRTSSEIWTVGVDGTGPAKVSEGNGQCYDPVWGADGGAVLFPCWSENWSVGVYRRKVATQTGKALGAPEEIATFGVAGLGWVKQLAVSRDGTKLAYAGLTMASNIWKVPLDARGEASGPESAVTRETGRNSRPAVSNDGKQIALSRWRPGANQDIWIVGADGGDGVQRTTDPSDDDYPHWFGGDRRLGFMSLRRGHRAFFSLDLATGREDVVADFGPGHDAMRISPDGTKVAFHSNRGGTTLNVWVAELPAGTPRQITSDTELAAFPCWAPDGTTLAFEAKREEDVHVFTVPATGGTPVQLTRGPGQSWPYSFSPDGSKIAFAGLRDGVWNVGWVSRDGKTDRTVTANRRLNTYVRYPAWSPTGDAIYYELAETTGNIWLVEMSPSKGGQEKAGGKP, encoded by the coding sequence ATGGGAGAGGTCTACCGCGCGGAAGACACGTCGCTCGGCCGGATCGTCGCGCTGAAGACCCTGCCCGGAGACCTCGTCGCCACGCCCGACCGGCGCACGCGATTCGAGAACGAGGGGCGGATCATGGCCTCCCTCTCGCACCCGAACCTCGTCCACGTCTACGACGTCGGCGAGCACGAGCGGGTCCCGTATCTCGTCCAGGAGTTCGTCGAGGGCGAGACGCTCGAGGACGTGCTCCTCTCGGGCCCGGTCGCCGCGCCCAGGGCGGCGCGCTGGATCGCACAGGCCGCGGAGGGACTGGTCGCCGCCCACGAGGCGGGGGTCCTCCACCGCGACATCAAGCCGTCGAACCTGATGGTTGGCCGGGACGGAAGAATCCGCGTTCTCGACTTCGGCCTCGCGAAAGTCCAGTCCGTACCGGAGGACCGGCGACGGAGCCAGCCGTCGCTCACGACCGACGGTCTCGTCGTCGGCACGGCGCAGTACATGTCCCCCGAGCAGGCGAGCGGGAAGAAGGTCGACGCGCGCAGCGACATCTTCTCCCTCGGCATCGTCTTCTACGAGCTCCTGGCGGGAAAGCTCCCCTTCGAAGGGGAGACGCCGGTCGACGTCATGTACGCCATCCTCCACCTCGGGCACCCGCCGATTCCCGGCTTCGGAAGCGGCGTCGTCCGGGGGTTCGCCGAAGTCGCGGACCGGGCCCTCGCAAAGGACCCGGCCCAGCGATTCGCCTCGATGCGCGAGATGGCCGCCGCGATCGAGGCGGTGCTGGCCACCGGGGGCTGGGAGCTCGGCGAGCCCGCACCCGCCCGCACCGCGTCCGCGCGGTTCCCGACGATGTCGGCGCCCCCCTCGGCGGTGCCGGCCCCCGGGAGCCGCCGGCGGCTCGCGCTCTTCGCCGTGGGGGCGTGCCTCCTCGCGGCCGTCGCCGGTGCGTCGTTCCTCTGGTTCGGTCGGGGCGGGGAGCCGGGGTCTTCCGGGGAGGGGCCGCCCCTCAGACCGGTCCAGCTGACCTCGTCCGCCGGCCTCGACGTCTTTCCCGCCTTCTCGCCCGACGGCAGAGCCCTGGCCTACGCGTCCGACCGGTCGGGCCGGTTCGAGATCTACCGCCGGCCCCTGGCATCGGGAAGCCGTGAGATCCAGCTCACGACGGACGGCCGGCAGAACCTCACTCCGGCCTGGTCGCCCGACGGCGAGACGATCGCCTACCACGTCAAGAGCGTCGGCGGCGTGTGGCTCGTGCCCGCCCTCGGTGGCGTGCCGCGCCAGCTGACGACGTTCGGCTCGCGTCCCTCGTTCTCGCCCGACGGCAAGGCCCTCGTCTTCGAGTCGGGGTCGGTGGTCGACTTCGCGGCGAACTCGCTCGGCGCGCTCCCCCCCTCCGTCCTCTGGATCGCCCCCCTCGACGGTTCGCCGCCGCGCCCCCTGACGCAGGTGGGGCGCCCGAGCGGCGGGCACGGCGCGGCGGCCTGGTCGCCCGACGGCAAGCGGATCGCCTTCGCCAGCTACAACCGCACGTCCTCCGAGATCTGGACCGTCGGCGTGGACGGCACGGGGCCGGCGAAGGTGAGCGAAGGGAACGGGCAGTGCTACGACCCGGTATGGGGGGCTGACGGCGGCGCCGTCCTCTTCCCGTGCTGGTCGGAAAACTGGAGCGTCGGAGTCTACCGGCGCAAGGTCGCGACACAGACGGGGAAGGCCCTCGGCGCTCCGGAGGAGATCGCGACGTTCGGTGTCGCGGGGCTCGGCTGGGTCAAGCAGCTGGCGGTCTCGCGCGACGGCACCAAGCTCGCCTACGCCGGCCTCACGATGGCCAGCAACATCTGGAAGGTGCCTCTCGACGCGCGGGGAGAGGCCAGCGGCCCGGAGTCGGCCGTGACGCGCGAGACGGGGCGGAACTCCCGTCCGGCCGTCTCGAACGACGGCAAGCAGATCGCGCTCAGCCGCTGGAGGCCCGGCGCGAACCAGGACATCTGGATCGTCGGCGCCGACGGCGGAGACGGCGTTCAGCGGACGACCGATCCCTCCGACGACGACTACCCGCACTGGTTCGGCGGAGACCGCCGGCTCGGGTTCATGTCGCTCCGGCGCGGCCACCGCGCCTTCTTCTCCCTCGACCTCGCGACGGGGCGGGAGGACGTGGTCGCCGACTTCGGCCCGGGGCACGACGCGATGCGCATCTCGCCGGACGGCACGAAGGTCGCGTTCCACTCCAACCGCGGAGGGACGACGCTGAACGTCTGGGTCGCCGAGCTCCCGGCGGGGACGCCGCGGCAGATCACCTCCGACACCGAGCTCGCCGCGTTCCCGTGCTGGGCTCCCGACGGCACGACGCTCGCCTTCGAGGCCAAGCGCGAAGAGGACGTCCACGTCTTCACGGTTCCCGCCACCGGCGGGACGCCGGTCCAGCTGACCCGCGGGCCGGGGCAGAGCTGGCCCTACTCGTTCTCGCCGGACGGCTCGAAGATCGCCTTCGCCGGCCTGCGCGACGGCGTCTGGAACGTGGGATGGGTCTCCCGCGACGGGAAGACGGATCGCACGGTGACGGCGAATCGCCGCCTCAATACCTACGTCCGCTACCCCGCCTGGTCGCCGACCGGCGACGCCATCTACTACGAGCTCGCCGAGACGACCGGGAACATATGGCTCGTCGAGATGTCCCCGTCGAAGGGCGGCCAGGAGAAGGCCGGAGGCAAGCCGTGA
- a CDS encoding trypsin-like peptidase domain-containing protein encodes MDHDDRAHPRWPRPSRRTALTLLISVLLLSPSCRRLQHAAPEPEPRPVTARGDLAADEKATIALFREASPSVVFITSLARSRAGLFRMAEIPRGEGSGFVWDAAGHVVTNFHVIQGASSARVTLSDGSTWTASFVGAAPDRDLAVLRVFPTGKVLTPILVGTSKDLLVGQKVFAIGNPFGLDQSLSTGVVSALGRSIESVTGRQIEGVIQTDAAINPGNSGGPLLDSAGRLIGVNTAIASTSGSSAGIGFAVPVDTVNQIVPQLIQHGRVIRPQLGVTLADDAVAARLGIEGALVLSVAPGTGAAAAGLRGTTRDETGALVLGDIVTRAAAREVRSADDLITALEERKPGETLVLLVLRDGEARSVAVTLSAAP; translated from the coding sequence ATGGACCACGACGACAGGGCGCACCCCCGATGGCCCCGGCCCTCCCGGCGGACGGCCCTCACCCTGCTCATCTCGGTGCTTCTCCTCTCCCCTTCCTGCCGCCGCCTGCAGCACGCCGCTCCGGAGCCCGAGCCGAGACCGGTGACGGCGCGGGGCGACCTCGCAGCGGACGAGAAGGCGACGATCGCCCTCTTTCGCGAGGCGAGCCCCTCGGTCGTCTTCATCACGAGCCTCGCCCGCAGCCGGGCCGGCCTCTTCCGGATGGCCGAGATTCCCCGGGGCGAAGGTTCGGGCTTCGTCTGGGACGCGGCCGGCCACGTCGTCACGAACTTCCACGTCATCCAGGGGGCCTCCTCCGCCCGCGTGACCCTCTCCGACGGCTCGACCTGGACGGCTTCGTTCGTTGGAGCCGCTCCCGACCGTGACCTCGCCGTGCTGCGCGTCTTCCCGACCGGCAAGGTGCTCACGCCGATCCTCGTCGGCACCTCGAAAGACCTCCTCGTCGGGCAGAAGGTCTTCGCCATCGGCAACCCGTTCGGCCTCGACCAGTCGCTCTCGACCGGTGTCGTGAGCGCCCTCGGGCGATCGATCGAGTCGGTGACGGGACGGCAGATCGAGGGCGTCATCCAGACCGACGCCGCCATCAACCCCGGGAACTCGGGGGGACCGCTGCTCGACAGCGCGGGCCGCCTCATCGGCGTGAACACGGCCATCGCGTCGACGAGCGGGTCGAGCGCCGGCATCGGCTTCGCGGTCCCGGTCGATACCGTGAACCAGATCGTCCCGCAGCTGATCCAGCACGGGCGCGTCATCCGCCCGCAGCTCGGCGTCACGCTGGCCGACGACGCCGTCGCCGCCCGTCTCGGCATCGAGGGCGCGCTCGTCCTGTCGGTGGCGCCCGGGACGGGCGCCGCAGCGGCAGGGCTGCGCGGGACGACGCGCGACGAGACCGGAGCGCTCGTCCTCGGCGACATCGTGACCCGGGCGGCAGCGCGGGAGGTCAGGTCGGCCGACGACCTGATCACCGCCCTCGAGGAGAGGAAACCCGGGGAGACGCTCGTCCTGCTCGTCCTGCGCGACGGCGAGGCCCGGAGCGTCGCCGTCACTCTCTCCGCGGCTCCCTGA
- a CDS encoding alpha/beta hydrolase, producing the protein MTREQPSSLRLLALHAFPLDGRMWGLVKAAAAAGQLGAGVAVTAPDFRGRGGSGRTAEPVHAMSLLARDVLEELPGDEPFVVMGLSMGATSRSSSSRGSTPACVRGCGASSSATRVQTPTTTPGRRSARTRPPRSRRTAWSPSFRRCSRSSSSPSRAGARSSSWSGPCSSRRRRRRRPRTSGGWPEGSTVSTSSGRWPFRSWLPSATTTS; encoded by the coding sequence ATGACCCGAGAGCAGCCCTCGTCCCTCCGCCTCCTCGCCCTCCACGCGTTTCCTCTCGACGGCCGCATGTGGGGCCTCGTGAAGGCGGCCGCCGCGGCGGGCCAGCTCGGGGCGGGTGTCGCCGTGACGGCGCCCGACTTCCGTGGTCGAGGCGGTTCGGGCAGAACGGCCGAACCCGTCCACGCGATGTCCCTTCTCGCCCGGGACGTCCTCGAAGAGCTGCCCGGCGACGAGCCGTTCGTCGTGATGGGGCTCTCGATGGGGGCTACGTCGCGCTCGAGCTCCTCGCGCGGCTCGACGCCAGCCTGCGTGCGCGGCTGCGGGGCCTCGTCCTCTGCGACTCGCGTGCAAACGCCGACGACGACGCCGGGAAGGCGAAGCGCGCGGACTCGGCCGCCGCGATCGAGAAGGACGGCATGGAGCCCCTCCTTTCGAAGATGCTCCCGCAGTTCCTCGTCCCCGAGTCGCGCGGGGGCGCGCTCGAGCAGCTGGTCCGGACCATGTTCCTCGCGACGCCGCCGGCGACGGCGGCCGCGGACCAGCGGGGGATGGCCGGAAGGGTCGACCGTTTCGACGTCCTCGGGACGCTGGCCGTTCCGTTCCTGGCTGCCGTCGGCGACGACGACGAGCTGA
- a CDS encoding cation:dicarboxylase symporter family transporter, translating into MRKALARQPRRDGILPRHDIHRRCNAFHGSSEGALSNRILLGLLLGAVCGIGANLYLVPRVPDAVEAANRWVFVPVGQIFLRMLFMVVIPLVFSSLALGVASLGDLKRLGRVGGRTMGYFFTVTAFSVAIGLVLVNVLKPGEGLPAGTRERLLETYRGEAASKMESAGKAEFGPSLLVNIVPRNPVDAAARGDMLPVIFFALLFGIGVTKLAPEKNGLWMKLLEGLADVTVVIIGMALKIAPFGVFGLIFSVTSRFGFDILRQLLFFVGTVLFGLTLLILGVYPVLLKFFAASRRGPS; encoded by the coding sequence ATCAGAAAAGCACTGGCCCGCCAGCCTCGCCGGGATGGCATCCTTCCACGCCATGACATCCACCGACGGTGCAACGCCTTCCACGGCTCCTCCGAGGGCGCCCTGTCGAACCGCATCCTCCTCGGCCTCCTCCTCGGCGCGGTCTGCGGCATCGGCGCGAACCTCTACCTGGTGCCGCGCGTCCCCGACGCCGTGGAGGCCGCGAACCGGTGGGTCTTCGTGCCGGTCGGGCAGATCTTTCTCCGGATGCTCTTCATGGTCGTCATCCCGCTCGTCTTCAGCTCCCTGGCGCTCGGCGTTGCGAGCCTCGGGGACCTGAAGCGGCTCGGCCGGGTGGGTGGCCGGACGATGGGCTACTTCTTCACCGTCACCGCGTTCTCGGTGGCGATCGGTCTCGTCCTCGTCAACGTCCTGAAGCCCGGCGAGGGGCTCCCGGCCGGGACGCGCGAGAGGCTCCTGGAGACCTATCGCGGCGAGGCGGCCTCGAAGATGGAGTCCGCCGGCAAGGCCGAGTTCGGGCCTTCGCTCCTCGTCAACATCGTGCCGCGCAACCCCGTCGACGCAGCGGCGAGGGGCGACATGCTCCCGGTCATCTTCTTCGCCCTCCTCTTCGGCATCGGCGTCACGAAGCTCGCGCCCGAGAAGAACGGGCTCTGGATGAAGCTCCTCGAGGGGCTCGCCGACGTCACCGTGGTCATCATCGGCATGGCCCTGAAGATCGCGCCGTTCGGCGTCTTCGGCCTCATCTTCTCGGTCACCTCGCGCTTCGGCTTCGACATCCTCCGGCAACTCCTGTTCTTCGTCGGGACGGTCCTGTTCGGTCTGACGCTCCTCATCCTGGGCGTCTATCCGGTCCTCCTGAAGTTCTTCGCGGCGTCTCGCCGTGGGCCTTCCTGA
- a CDS encoding cation:dicarboxylase symporter family transporter, producing the protein MQVSERDLGVPPQIAGFVLPLGATMNMNGTALFEGITCVFLARSSGSTSRSGSSSS; encoded by the coding sequence ATCCAGGTCTCCGAGCGCGACCTCGGCGTGCCGCCCCAGATCGCCGGCTTCGTCCTCCCGCTCGGCGCCACGATGAACATGAACGGGACGGCTCTCTTCGAGGGGATCACCTGCGTCTTCCTCGCCAGGTCTTCGGGGTCCACCTCTCGCTCGGGCAGCAGCTCTTCGTGA
- a CDS encoding cation:dicarboxylase symporter family transporter — MILLAVLTAVGAAGVPGGSIPLLVLVLTSVGVPAEGIAVIIGVDRLLDMARTVPNVVGDASCAVYVAKKGRLRPQDLEAQAWGWSVATLYEQAVE; from the coding sequence GTGATCCTCCTCGCCGTCCTCACGGCGGTCGGCGCCGCGGGCGTACCGGGCGGCTCCATCCCGCTCCTCGTCCTCGTCCTCACCTCCGTCGGGGTCCCCGCAGAAGGAATCGCGGTCATCATCGGCGTCGACCGCCTCCTCGACATGGCCCGCACCGTCCCGAACGTCGTCGGCGACGCCTCCTGCGCCGTCTACGTCGCGAAGAAGGGAAGGCTTCGCCCTCAAGATCTAGAGGCGCAAGCCTGGGGCTGGTCTGTAGCTACACTCTACGAGCAAGCCGTAGAATGA
- a CDS encoding SIS domain-containing protein, with translation MTPALEAACAAVAVAIRTGNKVLAFGNGGSATQAQHFAAELVVRCKEDRPGLPSIALTCDGAILTACANDYAYDYVFARQVEALGRPGDVALGLSTSGTSPNVVKALGGRPRARPGHDPRHRFPVAPPRPQSGSRPRRSLRRDRPRPGSHPPPPRRRTGVLFLSGLPARAAEDGVRS, from the coding sequence ATGACGCCCGCGCTCGAGGCGGCGTGCGCCGCCGTCGCGGTGGCGATCCGTACGGGAAACAAGGTCCTCGCCTTCGGAAACGGCGGGAGCGCCACGCAGGCGCAGCATTTCGCCGCCGAGCTCGTCGTCCGCTGCAAGGAAGACCGGCCGGGCCTTCCGTCGATCGCCCTGACGTGCGACGGAGCGATCCTCACCGCCTGTGCAAACGACTACGCGTACGACTACGTCTTCGCCCGGCAGGTCGAGGCGCTCGGCCGGCCCGGAGACGTCGCGCTCGGCCTCTCCACCTCGGGCACCAGCCCGAACGTCGTGAAGGCTCTCGGAGGCCGCCCGCGCGCGAGGCCTGGTCACGATCCTCGTCACCGGTTCCCAGTGGCGCCGCCGAGGCCGCAAAGTGGATCACGGCCTCGTCGTTCCCTCCGCCGAGACCGCCCACGTCCAGGAAGTCACCCTCCACCTCCTCGGCGGAGGACGGGGGTCCTTTTTCTTTCCGGCTTGCCTGCAAGGGCGGCGGAGGATGGGGTCAGGTCTTGA